The following are from one region of the Candidatus Methylomirabilis sp. genome:
- a CDS encoding 3-deoxy-7-phosphoheptulonate synthase (catalyzes the formation of 3-deoxy-D-arabino-hept-2-ulosonate 7-phosphate from phosphoenolpyruvate and D-erythrose 4-phosphate), translating into VPALKSLTHLPVIVDPSHGTGKWDLVPPMALAAVAAGADGLMVEVHPKPEDALSDGPQALVPKRFERLMADLAALAPVVGRAL; encoded by the coding sequence GTCCCGGCGCTGAAGTCCCTCACCCACCTGCCGGTCATCGTGGACCCAAGCCACGGGACCGGGAAGTGGGACCTGGTGCCGCCCATGGCGCTGGCGGCGGTGGCGGCCGGGGCGGATGGACTCATGGTGGAGGTCCACCCCAAGCCGGAGGACGCCCTCTCCGACGGTCCCCAGGCCCTGGTCCCGAAGCGCTTCGAGCGCCTGATGGCGGACCTGGCGGCCCTGGCCCCCGTCGTGGGGCGAGCTTTGTAG
- a CDS encoding prephenate dehydrogenase/arogenate dehydrogenase family protein, which produces MARGRRGKGAAPLFRRMAVVGVGLIGGSLAAACRKRGLVETLVGFDADGGALQEALALGLVDEAARDAAAAAAGADVVVLAAPVGALEALAAAIAPALAPAALVTDVGSVKGDLVRRLEARLPAGRYVPAHPIAGRERSGPAAASATLFEDARCVLTPTPRTDRQALARIRRLWEGVGAVVELMDPEEHDDIFAAVSHLPHAVAYALMNAMLDLQADGRDVLPYSAGGLRDFTRVAASDPTMWRDIFLANRPALLDALRRFRAALARLEAALAAGDDAALWAECDRARRVRRDLL; this is translated from the coding sequence ATGGCGCGGGGGCGACGGGGGAAGGGGGCGGCCCCCCTGTTCCGGCGGATGGCGGTGGTGGGGGTGGGCCTCATCGGGGGAAGCCTGGCCGCCGCCTGCCGCAAGCGGGGACTGGTGGAGACCCTCGTCGGCTTCGACGCGGACGGCGGCGCACTGCAGGAGGCGCTGGCCCTGGGCCTTGTGGATGAGGCCGCGCGGGATGCCGCGGCCGCCGCGGCCGGAGCCGACGTGGTCGTGCTGGCCGCTCCGGTGGGGGCACTGGAGGCGCTCGCCGCCGCCATCGCTCCCGCCCTCGCGCCCGCCGCGCTGGTCACCGACGTGGGGAGCGTCAAGGGGGATCTGGTCCGCCGCCTCGAGGCCCGCCTCCCGGCCGGCCGGTACGTGCCGGCCCACCCGATCGCCGGGCGGGAGCGCTCCGGACCCGCCGCCGCCTCCGCCACCCTCTTCGAAGACGCCCGCTGCGTGCTCACTCCGACGCCCCGGACCGACCGGCAGGCGCTCGCCCGCATCCGCCGCCTCTGGGAGGGGGTCGGGGCCGTGGTGGAGCTGATGGACCCGGAGGAGCACGACGACATCTTCGCGGCGGTGAGCCACCTCCCCCACGCGGTGGCCTACGCCCTCATGAACGCCATGCTGGACCTGCAGGCCGACGGGCGGGATGTCCTGCCCTACAGCGCGGGCGGCCTGCGGGACTTCACCCGGGTGGCCGCCTCCGACCCGACGATGTGGCGGGACATCTTCCTGGCCAACCGACCGGCGCTCCTGGACGCGCTCCGCCGGTTCCGGGCCGCCCTGGCGCGGCTGGAGGCCGCCCTCGCCGCCGGGGACGATGCGGCCCTCTGGGCCGAGTGCGACCGGGCCCGCCGGGTCCGCCGCGACCTGCTGTAG
- the hflX gene encoding GTPase HflX translates to MMSVDGRRRQEVAVLVGLRTGRVPRWAAEDSLEELARLAESAGASPRHTILQERPAPDPRTLIGAGKVEELRALCREGVDLVIVDEDLSGTQQRNLERQVGCKVVDRAGLILDIFAQRAMTREGKLQVELAQLQYLLPRLTRQWTHLERLGGGIGTRGPGETQLESDRRRLRVRMARIRRDLRKVRCHRAVLRRPRQKVPIATVALVGYTNAGKSSLLNALTHARAHVANALFATLDPTVRKIQLPSGRQALLSDTVGFIRKLPPQLVQAFKATLEEVQEADALVHVIDAGHPQAGEQRAVVERVLEELGVAGKPVLAVHNKIDRLLPAAVAALAREEGAVAASALTGQGLPLLRRALDALLEATGIRSPVPRPPAGTQGRPE, encoded by the coding sequence ATGATGTCCGTGGACGGCCGGCGGCGGCAGGAGGTGGCGGTGTTGGTGGGGCTGCGGACGGGCCGCGTCCCCCGGTGGGCCGCCGAGGATTCCCTCGAGGAGCTGGCCCGCCTCGCCGAATCGGCCGGGGCCTCCCCCCGCCACACGATCCTGCAGGAACGGCCTGCACCGGACCCCCGGACCCTGATCGGGGCCGGGAAGGTGGAGGAGCTCCGCGCCCTCTGCCGCGAGGGGGTGGACCTCGTCATCGTGGACGAGGATCTGAGCGGGACGCAGCAGCGGAACCTGGAGCGGCAGGTCGGCTGCAAGGTCGTTGATCGGGCCGGCCTGATCCTGGACATCTTCGCCCAGCGGGCGATGACCCGGGAGGGGAAGCTGCAGGTGGAGCTGGCCCAGCTCCAGTATCTCCTCCCGCGCCTCACCCGCCAGTGGACGCACCTGGAGCGGTTGGGGGGCGGGATCGGGACCCGGGGCCCCGGGGAGACCCAGCTCGAGTCGGACCGGCGCCGCCTCCGGGTCCGGATGGCCCGCATCCGGCGGGACCTGCGGAAGGTGCGGTGCCACCGGGCGGTCCTGCGGCGTCCGCGCCAGAAGGTTCCCATCGCCACGGTCGCCCTGGTCGGGTACACGAACGCGGGAAAGTCCTCGCTCCTGAACGCGCTCACCCACGCGCGCGCCCATGTGGCCAACGCGCTCTTCGCCACCCTGGATCCCACCGTCCGGAAGATCCAGCTCCCCTCCGGGCGCCAGGCGCTCCTCTCCGACACGGTCGGGTTCATCCGGAAGCTCCCCCCGCAGCTCGTGCAGGCCTTCAAGGCGACGCTGGAGGAGGTGCAGGAGGCCGATGCGCTGGTGCACGTCATTGATGCCGGCCACCCGCAGGCGGGGGAGCAGCGCGCGGTGGTGGAGCGGGTGCTCGAGGAGCTGGGGGTGGCGGGCAAGCCGGTCCTGGCGGTCCACAACAAGATCGACCGCCTCCTCCCGGCCGCCGTCGCGGCGTTGGCTCGGGAGGAGGGGGCGGTGGCCGCCTCCGCCCTCACCGGCCAGGGCCTCCCGCTGCTCCGCAGGGCGCTCGATGCCCTCCTGGAGGCCACGGGGATCCGCTCCCCGGTCCCCCGCCCCCCGGCAGGAACACAGGGGCGCCCGGAGTGA
- a CDS encoding S-layer homology domain-containing protein, translating to MRRADGLSLVSLLLLAGCAAGELPVAVVDNPEYSIATGMRFLRRGQYGPALAEFERARALNEALAPAYLGLALAKAHLGDGDGARGALDEARRRDGVAVHAAAIQVLTLLQPPGWLAEAEREFEAGRGRAARDPELLFAMGRAYKAAFAFENAAALLRQVLALNRGQEEEAVEEVVALEMIQRAAPASEIARRVALKGQVTRGELAALLVEEVRWLALPEVTRGTAEPAMAYPFAADLEDSPHRGAVEALLKRPLRGLRLFPDQTFAPDQVVSRDVFAIILEDILLRVKGDDLRASALPAGFSPFGDLPADHFAFSAALLLTRGGILEGRPADRFAPRETVSGPEALLALRRLREVLQAP from the coding sequence ATGCGGCGCGCGGACGGCCTTTCCCTCGTGTCGCTCCTGCTGCTGGCCGGCTGTGCTGCCGGCGAGCTGCCGGTGGCCGTGGTGGATAATCCCGAGTACAGCATCGCAACCGGGATGCGGTTTCTGAGGCGGGGACAGTACGGGCCCGCCCTGGCGGAGTTCGAACGGGCGCGGGCGCTGAACGAGGCCCTGGCCCCGGCGTACCTGGGCCTGGCGCTGGCGAAGGCACACCTGGGGGACGGTGACGGGGCCAGGGGGGCGCTGGACGAGGCCCGCCGCCGGGATGGGGTGGCCGTCCACGCCGCGGCCATCCAGGTGCTCACGCTCCTGCAGCCCCCCGGCTGGCTGGCGGAGGCGGAGCGGGAGTTCGAGGCCGGCCGGGGCCGCGCCGCCCGCGACCCGGAGCTCCTGTTCGCCATGGGGCGTGCCTACAAGGCGGCCTTCGCCTTCGAGAATGCGGCGGCCCTCCTCCGCCAGGTCCTCGCCCTCAACCGGGGCCAGGAAGAGGAAGCGGTCGAAGAGGTCGTCGCCCTCGAGATGATCCAGCGCGCCGCGCCCGCCAGCGAGATCGCGAGGCGGGTGGCCCTCAAGGGGCAGGTGACGCGCGGAGAGTTGGCCGCCCTCCTGGTGGAGGAGGTGCGCTGGCTCGCCCTCCCGGAGGTGACCCGGGGGACCGCCGAGCCGGCCATGGCCTACCCCTTCGCGGCGGACCTGGAGGACTCGCCCCACCGGGGGGCCGTGGAGGCGCTGCTCAAGCGGCCCCTCCGGGGCCTCCGCCTCTTCCCGGACCAGACGTTCGCCCCGGACCAGGTGGTCTCCCGGGATGTTTTCGCCATCATCCTGGAGGACATCCTCCTCCGGGTGAAGGGGGACGACCTCCGGGCATCCGCGCTCCCCGCCGGGTTCTCTCCGTTCGGCGACCTGCCGGCGGATCACTTCGCCTTCAGTGCCGCGCTCCTCCTGACCCGCGGCGGCATCCTGGAGGGTCGGCCGGCCGACCGCTTCGCCCCCCGGGAGACGGTGTCCGGACCGGAGGCGCTCCTGGCCCTCCGAAGGCTGCGGGAAGTCCTGCAGGCCCCGTGA
- a CDS encoding CDP-alcohol phosphatidyltransferase family protein — protein MNLPNSLTLIRVLLVPAIVIQLLYDATGAALLTFFLAGLTDALDGFVARSRRQRTELGRVLDPLADKALLGAAFVTLGVLGDLPLWLVIIGVSRDAILVVGSLILYIQVGRLGNPPSALGKVTTALQLVTVLLAMGVDLRPSLQPVLRPAVWVTAAATVLSGLHYMVQGARQLNAGTATPPATGAAP, from the coding sequence GTGAACCTCCCCAACAGCCTCACCCTCATCCGGGTCCTGCTCGTGCCCGCCATCGTCATCCAGCTCCTCTACGACGCCACCGGGGCCGCCCTCCTCACGTTCTTCCTGGCCGGACTCACCGACGCGCTGGACGGCTTCGTCGCCCGCTCCCGCCGACAGCGGACGGAGTTGGGGCGGGTGCTGGACCCGCTGGCCGACAAGGCCCTCCTGGGGGCGGCGTTCGTGACGCTGGGCGTCCTCGGGGACTTGCCGCTCTGGCTGGTCATCATCGGGGTCAGTCGGGACGCGATCCTGGTGGTAGGCTCTCTCATCCTCTACATCCAGGTGGGCCGGCTCGGGAACCCTCCCTCGGCGCTGGGGAAGGTGACCACGGCGCTGCAACTCGTCACGGTCCTCCTCGCCATGGGGGTGGACCTCAGGCCCTCTCTCCAGCCCGTCCTCAGGCCGGCCGTCTGGGTCACCGCCGCGGCGACGGTGCTCTCCGGCCTGCACTACATGGTCCAGGGAGCGCGGCAGCTCAACGCGGGGACGGCCACCCCTCCCGCGACCGGAGCGGCCCCGTAA
- a CDS encoding AI-2E family transporter, whose amino-acid sequence MAPLSRIFPGPLLTLVALGAAGWVLYRLRGLLGLLLLATLLAYVLDPAVSALSRWGLPRGTATLLLALALLAAAGLTLVLMVPALWDELLLARQRLPEGLAALERVLRPWLMELTGRDLPVSAAEWVREGMVRAEALIPHGLSLLREFVVGTFSGLVAFILNLLALTVVPLFTYYLLRDFPVLLARAQEALPGRYRERVVELAREVDGILRAFFRGQLTICALVGGTLAVGLFALGVDLALLLGFLSGAAILIPYVGYLLATAVVLLVTWLQGGTGTQFLGVAGLYGAVATVEAFVVSPRVVGGSVGLPPAFALLAVLAGGNLFGFWGILLAVPGAAVAKVLAREGLRAWQSGAAGREEGA is encoded by the coding sequence ATGGCTCCCCTCTCCCGCATCTTTCCTGGTCCCCTGCTCACCCTCGTGGCGCTGGGGGCAGCCGGCTGGGTCCTCTACCGCCTCCGGGGACTCCTGGGCCTCCTCCTCCTGGCCACCCTCCTGGCCTACGTCCTGGACCCGGCCGTGAGTGCGCTCAGCCGGTGGGGGCTTCCCCGAGGGACGGCCACGCTCCTCCTCGCGCTCGCCCTCCTGGCGGCGGCGGGCCTGACCCTGGTGCTGATGGTGCCGGCCCTCTGGGATGAGCTCCTCCTGGCGCGGCAACGCCTCCCGGAAGGGCTGGCGGCCCTCGAGCGGGTTCTCCGTCCCTGGCTCATGGAGCTGACCGGGCGGGACCTCCCCGTGAGCGCGGCGGAGTGGGTCCGGGAGGGGATGGTGCGGGCGGAGGCGCTCATCCCTCACGGCCTTTCCCTTCTCCGGGAGTTCGTCGTGGGGACCTTCTCCGGGCTCGTGGCATTCATCCTGAACCTGCTCGCGCTGACGGTGGTTCCCCTGTTCACCTACTACCTGCTCCGGGACTTCCCGGTGCTCCTCGCGCGGGCGCAGGAGGCGCTTCCCGGACGATACCGGGAGCGGGTGGTGGAGCTGGCGCGGGAAGTGGATGGGATCCTCCGGGCCTTCTTCCGCGGGCAGCTCACGATCTGCGCGCTTGTGGGGGGAACCCTGGCGGTCGGGCTCTTCGCCCTCGGGGTGGACCTGGCGCTGCTCCTGGGGTTCCTCTCGGGCGCGGCCATTCTGATCCCGTACGTGGGCTACCTCCTGGCGACGGCTGTGGTGCTGCTCGTCACCTGGCTCCAGGGGGGAACGGGGACGCAGTTCCTGGGGGTGGCGGGCCTCTACGGCGCCGTCGCCACGGTGGAGGCGTTTGTCGTCTCGCCGCGGGTGGTGGGGGGATCGGTGGGCCTCCCCCCCGCCTTCGCCCTGCTGGCAGTCCTCGCGGGAGGGAACCTGTTCGGGTTCTGGGGCATCCTCCTGGCGGTGCCCGGAGCCGCCGTCGCCAAGGTCCTGGCGCGGGAAGGGCTCCGGGCCTGGCAGAGCGGGGCGGCGGGGCGGGAGGAGGGGGCGTGA
- a CDS encoding SH3 domain-containing protein has product MQRTSPAVATLLVALLPACAAPAGPLAEPPLPPRARLALSPFVDETPQGAGPLAEGLALLLREALAREPRFQLTFPPGEQADVLLRGTILDFRPAAGPDPPILVTELGLVDARNGALMISRIVTGTGQGPPTEGAALPGSLERWAGTSTERVLRAWLPSALAALQDGVPAGYFIYDAAGTPAAPLPPPPARAGQRSVAPDVLPGTLAPTATVRAEGANIREGPGARFPVLGRLKRGEAVQLLDERGEWSNVRAPDGTEGWVFRDLLTEPRVPIPGGASEGNP; this is encoded by the coding sequence GTGCAGCGTACGTCCCCCGCCGTCGCGACGCTCCTCGTGGCTCTCCTTCCCGCCTGCGCGGCCCCGGCAGGACCTTTGGCGGAGCCCCCCCTTCCCCCGCGGGCCCGCCTGGCGCTCTCCCCATTCGTGGACGAGACGCCCCAGGGCGCGGGTCCCCTCGCAGAGGGGCTCGCCCTCCTCTTGCGGGAGGCCCTCGCTCGGGAGCCACGCTTCCAGCTCACCTTCCCTCCGGGAGAGCAGGCGGATGTGCTGCTCCGGGGGACGATCCTCGACTTCCGGCCCGCCGCGGGTCCGGATCCCCCCATCCTTGTCACGGAACTCGGCCTGGTGGACGCTCGGAATGGAGCCCTGATGATCAGCCGGATCGTGACCGGGACAGGCCAGGGCCCGCCGACGGAGGGGGCGGCCCTCCCGGGCTCCCTCGAACGGTGGGCAGGGACCTCCACCGAGCGCGTCCTGCGAGCCTGGCTCCCCTCCGCCCTCGCGGCGCTCCAGGACGGGGTGCCCGCCGGCTATTTCATCTACGACGCCGCCGGCACGCCGGCGGCGCCCCTCCCTCCCCCACCCGCGCGCGCGGGTCAGCGGTCGGTGGCGCCGGATGTCCTCCCCGGGACCCTCGCGCCCACCGCCACGGTCAGGGCCGAGGGGGCCAACATCCGGGAGGGGCCCGGGGCGCGGTTCCCTGTCTTGGGCCGGCTCAAGCGGGGGGAGGCGGTGCAGCTGCTGGACGAGCGGGGCGAGTGGAGCAACGTCCGGGCGCCGGACGGCACTGAGGGCTGGGTCTTCCGCGACCTCCTGACCGAGCCGCGGGTGCCGATCCCGGGCGGGGCATCCGAGGGCAACCCCTAG
- the der gene encoding ribosome biogenesis GTPase Der encodes METPTIAIVGRPNVGKSTLFNRLVGGRRAIVDDQPGVTRDRLYGVSEWRGRRFAVVDTGGFEPAAPDPLMAAVEAQARVAIEEADCIFFLVDGQAGLNPADAAFARILREEATRPVLLVVNKVDSVRAEPAASEFYRLGFERLFAVSAEQGLGVGDLLDAAEALLPQPAAPREEHEAVTVAVVGRPNVGKSSLVNRLLGLPRVIVNPEPGTTRDAVDTPLTVAGRPYVLVDTAGIRAKRKVGYRVEAYSVLRALRSIDRCDVAILVLDATAGVVEQDQKIAATAAEAGCGLILAVNKWDAAPRDVTADEFALELRGKFQYCEFAPIVTCSALTGLRVARLFPLVARVAAERERRIGTGELNRVLAEIVERTPPPTHKGRPVKIRYVTQSSTRPPTFILFTNLPQGLPPSYRRFLARRLRERYGFAGTPIRLLFRRGSGREAAGSGSAAGGGR; translated from the coding sequence ATGGAGACGCCCACCATCGCGATCGTCGGGCGCCCGAACGTAGGCAAATCCACGCTCTTCAACCGCCTGGTGGGGGGGCGCCGGGCCATCGTGGACGACCAGCCGGGTGTCACGCGGGACCGGCTCTATGGTGTCAGTGAGTGGCGAGGCCGCCGGTTCGCCGTGGTGGACACGGGCGGCTTTGAGCCCGCCGCACCCGATCCCCTCATGGCGGCCGTGGAGGCCCAGGCCCGGGTCGCCATCGAGGAGGCCGACTGCATCTTTTTCCTGGTGGACGGGCAGGCCGGGCTGAACCCCGCGGATGCCGCGTTCGCGCGGATCCTCCGGGAGGAGGCCACCCGGCCCGTCCTGCTGGTGGTGAACAAGGTGGACTCCGTCCGGGCGGAGCCGGCGGCCTCCGAGTTCTATCGGCTGGGCTTCGAGCGTCTCTTCGCGGTCTCCGCGGAGCAGGGGCTGGGTGTCGGGGATCTGCTGGACGCGGCGGAGGCCCTGCTGCCCCAGCCGGCCGCCCCGCGCGAAGAGCACGAGGCGGTCACCGTGGCGGTGGTGGGGCGCCCGAACGTGGGAAAGTCCTCCCTGGTCAACCGGCTCCTGGGGCTTCCGCGCGTCATCGTGAATCCCGAGCCCGGGACGACCCGGGATGCGGTGGACACGCCGCTCACCGTCGCCGGCCGGCCCTACGTCCTCGTGGACACGGCGGGGATCCGGGCGAAGCGGAAGGTGGGCTACCGGGTCGAGGCCTACAGCGTGCTCCGGGCGCTGCGCAGCATCGACCGCTGCGACGTGGCCATCCTGGTCCTGGACGCCACCGCCGGGGTGGTGGAGCAGGACCAGAAGATCGCCGCGACCGCCGCCGAGGCCGGCTGCGGTCTGATCCTGGCGGTCAACAAGTGGGACGCTGCCCCTCGGGACGTGACCGCCGACGAGTTTGCCCTTGAACTGCGGGGGAAATTCCAGTATTGTGAGTTCGCACCGATCGTCACCTGCTCGGCGTTGACGGGGCTTCGGGTCGCGCGCCTCTTCCCCCTGGTGGCCCGCGTCGCGGCCGAGCGGGAACGGCGGATCGGGACCGGGGAGCTCAACCGGGTCCTCGCGGAGATCGTCGAGCGGACCCCGCCGCCGACGCACAAGGGGAGGCCGGTGAAGATCCGGTACGTGACGCAGAGCTCCACCCGCCCCCCCACCTTCATTCTCTTCACGAACCTTCCCCAGGGCCTTCCCCCCTCCTACCGCCGGTTTCTGGCCCGCCGCCTCCGGGAGCGCTACGGCTTTGCCGGGACCCCCATCCGCCTCCTCTTCCGCCGGGGGAGTGGACGGGAGGCGGCCGGGTCGGGCAGCGCAGCAGGCGGGGGGCGCTGA
- a CDS encoding response regulator: MAGERILAIDDDAFFRALYQDLLTPDGYAVESAASGAEALERLAREAPDLVLLDLVMPGMDGLETLRRIRETQPELPVVMVTGQQDVRAAVEALKRGAADYLGKPVQADEFRVTIRRLLEAERTKREHAALVEENLAQLQTLALLRRAQEALGPAGGRRLEALVALAADEVAASRAALLHAAGATDRLLPVAAFGYPAGALAGRGLPLGEGLLGSLVARGVPAVLRGEEVRERGSPAERELVGDGALLIPVAVGGEARAALLVAGGEKRGPFVAAEAALLQPLAVPLALALQLTEAEGGGPSAAGITTGGLPRLEERLEEEIRTSRRYGRACAVLLVGVGGLREVLGEEEARGAAMGVAATVRATVRGADTVLDLPEGDLGIVVPETDYQGAITAARRIERALRAAPFGDALFLSATAPVSYGIAAFPTHGEGGAALIARARKSLRRGGDDRARTETVWEFVDRLLAEAERSGASAPTPAPVEFGSRDLKWVADLQEYGTIEAYVEEELFRSGIGEGVLFLGVGTAADGLARLSRLKALQGRGMQATLFASEDGSAIPADGLALALARDADLHRTRFLLYYGIQVSYGVVGRRDGETFRGLFTGNALLVNEIMKKLREQYLGPKRS, from the coding sequence ATGGCCGGTGAGCGGATCCTGGCGATCGACGACGACGCCTTCTTCCGTGCCCTCTACCAGGATCTCCTCACGCCGGACGGGTACGCCGTCGAGAGCGCGGCCAGCGGCGCGGAGGCGCTGGAGCGCCTGGCGCGGGAGGCTCCCGACCTGGTCCTCCTGGACCTCGTGATGCCGGGCATGGACGGCCTGGAGACGCTCCGCCGCATCCGGGAGACCCAGCCTGAACTCCCGGTGGTGATGGTCACCGGCCAGCAGGACGTCCGCGCCGCAGTGGAGGCCCTGAAGCGTGGGGCCGCCGATTACCTGGGGAAACCGGTCCAGGCGGACGAATTCCGCGTCACCATCCGGCGCCTCCTGGAAGCCGAGCGGACGAAGCGGGAGCACGCCGCTCTCGTCGAGGAGAACCTGGCCCAGCTGCAGACGCTGGCCCTCCTGCGCCGGGCGCAGGAGGCGCTGGGCCCAGCGGGCGGGCGCCGCCTGGAGGCGCTCGTGGCCCTGGCGGCCGATGAGGTGGCCGCTTCCCGGGCTGCCCTCCTGCACGCCGCCGGGGCCACCGACCGGCTCCTGCCTGTGGCGGCCTTCGGCTATCCCGCGGGGGCTCTGGCGGGACGCGGCCTGCCTCTGGGGGAAGGACTCCTGGGGAGCCTGGTCGCCCGCGGGGTCCCGGCCGTCCTCCGGGGAGAGGAGGTTCGGGAACGCGGGAGCCCCGCCGAGCGGGAGCTGGTCGGGGACGGGGCGCTCCTCATCCCGGTGGCGGTGGGCGGGGAGGCCCGGGCGGCGCTGCTGGTGGCGGGCGGGGAGAAGCGGGGTCCCTTTGTGGCAGCGGAGGCCGCGCTGCTGCAGCCGCTGGCCGTCCCGCTGGCGCTCGCCCTGCAGCTGACCGAGGCCGAGGGGGGCGGCCCCTCGGCGGCAGGGATCACAACGGGCGGGCTCCCCCGTCTGGAGGAGCGCTTGGAAGAGGAGATCCGGACGTCCCGTCGCTACGGCCGCGCGTGCGCCGTCCTGCTGGTGGGCGTCGGGGGATTGCGGGAGGTTTTGGGAGAGGAGGAGGCGAGGGGGGCGGCGATGGGGGTTGCGGCGACCGTCCGGGCGACCGTCCGAGGCGCCGACACCGTTCTGGATCTGCCCGAGGGGGACCTGGGCATCGTCGTGCCCGAGACCGATTACCAGGGGGCGATCACCGCTGCCCGCCGGATCGAGCGGGCGCTCAGGGCCGCGCCCTTCGGCGACGCGCTGTTCCTCTCCGCCACCGCACCCGTCTCCTACGGGATCGCCGCCTTCCCGACCCACGGGGAGGGGGGGGCGGCCCTCATCGCGCGGGCCCGGAAGAGCCTCCGCCGGGGCGGGGATGATCGGGCCCGGACCGAGACGGTGTGGGAGTTCGTCGACCGGCTGCTCGCCGAGGCGGAGCGGAGCGGTGCCTCGGCGCCCACCCCGGCGCCGGTGGAGTTCGGCAGCCGGGATCTCAAGTGGGTCGCCGATCTCCAGGAGTACGGGACCATCGAAGCCTACGTCGAGGAGGAACTCTTCCGGTCCGGGATCGGCGAGGGGGTGCTCTTCCTGGGGGTGGGAACGGCGGCGGATGGCCTCGCCCGTCTCTCCCGCCTGAAGGCCCTCCAGGGCCGAGGGATGCAGGCCACCCTCTTCGCCAGCGAGGACGGGAGCGCGATCCCGGCCGACGGCCTCGCCCTCGCCCTCGCCCGCGATGCGGACCTGCACCGGACCCGGTTCCTCCTCTACTACGGGATCCAGGTGAGCTACGGGGTGGTGGGGCGGCGGGACGGGGAAACCTTTCGGGGGCTCTTCACGGGCAACGCGCTGCTCGTGAACGAGATCATGAAGAAACTGCGGGAGCAGTACCTGGGTCCGAAGCGGAGCTGA
- a CDS encoding FAD-dependent oxidoreductase, whose amino-acid sequence MRALGAGAVILGSPVGALACGTILAAAGVPTRILEPGEVAGEPYGTLQHPPYRFDTVPPLLWGLEAGGALTEALAPLVLPPFKCYEPGLQVILPRHRLSLHADPARLERELTRECGTRASAVRAFLAELGKLAARFGAAPALPPPLLPRPGAPRGSRLRRELLPWFPPVRGGLEPVEELLVRHRVGEPFASVVGLLTAFWFAESPSSCPALALALLLERLRGGLYLPAGGAQALPETMVGEFFRAGGHLRTGAPVQALLTRFRRVTAVLTGAGEAVPCSAALLAQDGHPPLRKASRPAEDGAPLPAPSRPAGALLHFALAEAVLPPVLGPCALAAPGGAGGPLCLLMLAPPDDHTRAPRGERALSVLFLPGPGEDGISLAALPPERLIARLEPILPGAGRYTRFAAVGAAPPAPPEAPAASARLWWVRAIREPLGPVRGCLPLPRTGLFGRGLLSELCWGRYVAERLLRH is encoded by the coding sequence GTGAGAGCGCTCGGCGCGGGGGCCGTCATCCTGGGCAGCCCGGTGGGCGCCCTGGCGTGCGGGACGATCCTGGCCGCGGCCGGCGTCCCAACCCGGATCCTGGAGCCGGGAGAGGTGGCGGGGGAGCCGTACGGCACCCTCCAGCACCCTCCCTACCGCTTCGACACGGTCCCGCCCCTTCTCTGGGGCTTGGAGGCTGGGGGCGCGCTCACGGAAGCGCTCGCCCCCCTCGTCCTCCCCCCCTTCAAGTGCTACGAGCCGGGCCTCCAGGTGATCCTGCCACGCCACCGGCTGAGCCTGCACGCCGATCCCGCACGCCTGGAGAGGGAACTCACCCGGGAATGCGGGACCCGGGCGTCGGCGGTCCGGGCCTTTCTCGCCGAGCTGGGGAAGCTCGCGGCGCGCTTCGGGGCGGCGCCGGCCCTGCCGCCACCGCTCCTCCCCCGGCCCGGAGCGCCCCGCGGCTCTCGGCTTCGACGGGAGCTGCTCCCCTGGTTCCCGCCGGTTCGCGGGGGGCTCGAGCCGGTGGAGGAGCTCCTCGTCCGGCATCGCGTGGGAGAGCCGTTCGCGAGCGTCGTGGGCCTCCTGACCGCGTTCTGGTTCGCCGAGTCTCCGTCATCCTGCCCTGCCCTGGCGCTGGCGCTCCTCCTCGAGCGGCTGCGAGGGGGCCTCTACCTCCCCGCGGGGGGAGCCCAGGCCCTTCCGGAGACGATGGTGGGAGAGTTTTTCCGCGCCGGCGGTCACCTGCGGACCGGGGCGCCCGTGCAGGCCCTGCTCACCCGGTTCCGGCGCGTGACGGCGGTCCTGACGGGCGCGGGGGAAGCGGTCCCCTGTTCGGCCGCCCTTCTCGCGCAGGACGGGCACCCTCCCCTCCGGAAGGCCTCCCGCCCGGCCGAGGACGGGGCCCCGCTGCCCGCCCCCTCCCGTCCGGCCGGGGCGCTCCTCCACTTCGCCCTGGCCGAGGCCGTCCTCCCTCCCGTCCTGGGCCCCTGCGCCCTCGCCGCCCCCGGCGGTGCCGGGGGTCCCCTGTGCCTCCTTATGCTTGCCCCGCCCGATGACCACACCCGGGCTCCCCGTGGGGAGCGGGCCCTCTCGGTGCTTTTCCTACCGGGCCCGGGTGAGGACGGGATCTCCCTTGCCGCGCTTCCTCCGGAGCGTCTGATCGCGCGCCTCGAACCGATCCTCCCCGGTGCCGGCCGTTACACCCGCTTCGCGGCGGTGGGAGCGGCCCCGCCGGCCCCGCCGGAGGCGCCGGCGGCCAGCGCCCGCCTCTGGTGGGTCCGGGCGATCCGGGAACCGCTCGGGCCGGTTCGCGGGTGCCTTCCCCTGCCGCGGACGGGGCTGTTCGGCCGCGGTCTGCTCAGCGAACTCTGCTGGGGCCGCTATGTGGCGGAGCGCCTCCTGCGGCACTGA